The Chelonoidis abingdonii isolate Lonesome George chromosome 11, CheloAbing_2.0, whole genome shotgun sequence genomic interval cggggggctgggagNNNNNNNNNNNNNNNNNNNNNNNNNNNNNNNNNNNNNNNNNNNNNNNNNNNNNNNNNNNNNNNNNNNNNNNNNNNNNNNNNNNNNNNNNNNNNNNNNNNNNNNNNNNNNNNNNNNNNNNNNNNNNNNNNNNNNNNNNNNNNNNNNNNNNNNNNNNNNNNNNNNNNNNNNNNNNNNNNNNNNNNNNNNNNNNNNNNNNNNNNNNNNNNNNNNNNNNNNNNNNNNNNNNNNNNNNNNNNNNNNNNNNNNNNNNNNNNNNNNNNNNNNNNNNNNNNNNNNNNNNNNNNNNNNNNNNNNNNNNNNNNNNNNNNNNNNNNNNNNNNNNNNNNNNNNNNNNNNNNNNNNNNNNNNNNNNNNNNNNNNNNNNNNNNNNNNNNNNNNNNNNNNNNNNNNNNNNNNNNNNNNNNNNNNNNNNNNNNNNNNNNNNNNNNNNNNNNNNNNNNNNNNNNNNNNNNNNNNNNNNNNNNNNNNNNNNNNNNNNNNNNNNNNNNNNNNNNNNNNNNNNNNNNNNNNNNNNNNNNNNNNNNNNNNNNNNNNNNNNNNNNNNNNNNNNNNNNNNNNNNNNNNNNNNNNNNNNNNNNNNNNNNNNNNNNNNNNNNNNNNNNNNNNNNNNNNNNNNNNNNNNNNNNNNNNNNNNNNNNNNNNNNNNNNNNNNNNNNNNNNNNNNNNNNNNNNNNNNNNNNNNNNNNNNNNNNNNNNNNNNNNNNNNNNNNNNNNNNNNNNNNNNNNNNNNNNNNNNNNNNNNNNNNNNNNNNNNNNNNNNNNNNNNNNNNNNNNNNNNNNNNNNNNNNNNNNNNNNNNNNNNNNNNNNNNNNNNNNNNNNNNNNNNNNNNNNNNNNNNNNNNNNNNNNNNNNNNNNNNNNNNNNNNNNNNNNNNNNNNNNNNNNNNNNNNNNNNNNNNNNNNNNNNNNNNNNNNNNNNNNNNNNNNNNNNNNNNNNNNNNNNNNNNNNNNNNNNNNNNNNNNNNNNNNNNNNNNNNNNNNNNNNNNNNNNNNNNNNNNNNNNNNNNNNNNNNNNNNNNNNNNNNNNNNNNNNNNNNNNNNNNNNNNNNNNNNNNNNNNNNNNNNNNNNNNNNNNNNNNNNNNNNNNNNNNNNNNNNNNNNNNNNNNNNNNNNNNNNNNNNNNNNNNNNNNNNNNNNNNNNNNNNNNNNNNNNNNNNNNNNNNNNNNNNNNNNNNNNNNNNNNNNNNNNNNNNNNNNNNNNNNNNNNNNNNNNNNNNNNNNNNNNNNNNNNNNNNNNNNNNNNNNNNNNNNNNNNNNNNNNNNNNNNNNNNNNNNNNNNNNNNNNNNNNNNNNNNNNNNNNNNNNNNNNNNNNNNNNNNNNNNNNNNNNNNNNNNNNNNNNNNNNNNNNNNNNNNNNNNNNNNNNNNNNNNNNNNNNNNNNNNNNNNNNNNNNNNNNNNNNNNNNNNNNNNNNNNNNNNNNNNNNNNNNNNNNNNNNNNNNNNNNNNNNNNNNNNNNNNNNNNNNNNNNNNNNNNNNNNNNNNNNNNNNNNNNNNNNNNNNNNNNNNNNNNNNNNNNNNNNNNNNNNNNNNNNNNNNNNNNNNNNNNNNNNNNNNNNNNNNNNNNNNNNNNNNNNNNNNNNNNNNNNNNNNNNNNNNNNNNNNNNNNNNNNNNNNNNNNNNNNNNNNNNNNNNNNNNNNNNNNNNNNNNNNNNNNNNNNNNNNNNNNNNNNNNNNNNNNNNNNNNNNNNNNNNNNNNNNNNNNNNNNNNNNNNNNNNNNNNNNNNNNNNNNNNNNNNNNNNNNNNNNNNNNNNNNNNNNNNNNNNNNNNNNNNNNNNNNNNNNNNNNNNNNNNNNNNNNNNNNNNNNNNNNNNNNNNNNNNNNNNNNNNNNNNNNNNNNNNNNNNNNNNNNNNNNNNNNNNNNNNNNNNNNNNNNNNNNNNNNNNNNNNNNNNNNNNNNNNNNNNNNNNNNNNNNNNNNNNNNNNNNNNNNNNNNNNNNNNNNNNNNNNNNNNNNNNNNNNNNNNNNNNNNNNNNNNNNNNNNNNNNNNNNNNNNNNNNNNNNNNNNNNNNNNNNNNNNNNNNNNNNNNNNNNNNNNNNNNNNNNNNNNNNNNNNNNNNNNNNNNNNNNNNNNNNNNNNNNNNNNNNNNNNNNNNNNNNNNNNNNNNNNNNNNNNNNNNNNNNNNNNNNNNNNNNNNNNNNNNNNNNNNNNNNNNNNNNNNNNNNNNNNNNNNNNNNNNNNNNNNNNNNNNNNNNNNNNNNNNNNNNNNNNNNNNNNNNNNNNNNNNNNNNNNNNNNNNNNNNNNNNNNNNNNNNNNNNNNNNNNNNNNNNNNNNNNNNNNNNNNNNNNNNNNNNNNNNNNNNNNNNNNNNNNNNNNNNNNNNNNNNNNNNNNNNNNNNNNNNNNNNNNNNNNNNNNNNNNNNNNNNNNNNNNNNNNNNNNNNNNNNNNNNNNNNNNNNNNNNNNNNNNNNNNNNNNNNNNNNNNNNNNNNNNNNNNNNNNNNNNNNNNNNNNNNNNNNNNNNNNNNNNNNNNNNNNNNNNNNNNNNNNNNNNNNNNNNNNNNNNNNNNNNNNNNNNNNNNNNNNNNNNNNNNNNNNNNNNNNNNNNNNNNNNNNNNAGGACTccggggctctgggaggggagtgggggctgggagccaggactcctgggttctctccccagctctgggaggggagtgggggctgggagccaggacttctgggttctctccccagctctgggaggggagtgggggctggtggatcagagcggggggctgggagccaggactcctgggttctctccccagctctgggagaggagtgagggctggtggttagagttggagggctgggagccaggactcctgggttctctccccggctccgggaggggtggggggtgcagtgaGCCAGCGGGCTGCCACCTGTAGAGAGGAGCGGCACCTACctgccaggcagagcagcagggccagggtCCCCAGGGTCCTCATGCTGGATCGTCCGTCCGTCCACGAGTCCGTCCCTTGCTCCGAGTCTCCCTCCCGGCGCGTCCTGCGCTTCACTGATAAACTGAAGGAAACGAAACCAGTTCCCTTTCCAAGGTCGCTCACCCGACTCCAACAACACGCACAGATAACGAGTCCTCGGGGCCAAGATGCGCCCActtctggggcggggcggccagtgacccagggacccctcacctggcgccgagatgcagccacctctggggaggggcgGCCAgtgacccagggacccctcgtCCAGCGTGAGATGCAATCActtctggggcggggcggccagttacccagggaccccttgccCGGCGTCAAGATGCAACCACCTCTGGTGCGGGGCGGCCAATTACCCAGAGACCCCTCacctggcgctgagatgcagccacctctggcgaGGGGCGGCCAGTgacccagggacccctcacccgaCGCTGAGAtgtgcccacctctggggcggggcggccagtgacccagggaccccttgcccagcgtgagatgcagccacctctggggagggacGGCTGGTGACACAGATCCTCCTAGGTCGTGGGGCTGGGCTTTATGGCTGGATGGGCccgtgggctgggctgggctgggggtggcgGGATGCCGTGTATGATGGGTTTGTGGCTGTGACAGACTCCAGCTGCCTCGGCGCACAGGCCGGGGGCAGATGATTCAGGGCTTTCAGTTCCCCATGAGGATCCGTGGACGACGCTGAGTCAGCCCCCAGGAAAGGCCTGTGACCTTCACGTGGTGGAGCtttaggggtgggggagatggggtgcgggtgtgggggggtgagagggattgtcacgggggtgggggagaggacatGGTGAGTCAGAGTCTGATGTtggcgccaggactcctgggttctctccccggctctgggaggggagtgggggctggtgggtcagagcggggggctgggagccaggactcctgggttctctccccagctctgggaggggagtgggggctggggggacacTTGCTGGCCTTTGCTCTCTTGTGGGAGAAACCAGGTGGTTTTAGATGCAAAGTGCGGGGCAGGAGgtgaccccaccccagaactgACTGCAACCCCACCCCCTACGCCTTGCAccagggccccagcctgctctgcttctgtCTCCCATCGGGGGTGCTCTGGAGGGAAGCAACTTACAGGCTACCACCACCAGGGGCAGCCTCCCGGCCACGCTCATCTCCTCTTCAGCCCTGGGGAACTCTCCGCCACTGCATCTCCTGGATAGCCACTTGCCAGCAGATTAAACCTGACCCCAGAGACCTGCGGGACTCCCTGCTGCAAGGGGGGAGAGATTCATTAGGAAGCTCAATTTAACAgggacaggtggtggtggtggggggctaGTAGCCACACtggggagctggggctagaacccagccATCCTGCTACAACCCCCGCTGTGGCAACAGTGGAGcaggagcccggactcctgggttctatcagCACCGTTCCCTTGCGAATTCAGGCTCGGACGCCTGGGTTCACTGGTGGCGAGCTGGGGCCAGGCCCTGTGAACACCTGGGTCTCTGCGTGGGGGCATTGCAACAGTCTCCCACAACAGGAAGCCTGGCTGTTCACCCAAGGGACTCCCTGCCACAGGATTTCACAGCTCTAGCACCAGACTTCTCAAAGTTtggcactggtgacccctttcacgcagcaagcctctgagcgcgacccccctcttataaattaaaaagacttTTAGAAATTtatcaccattataaatgctggaggcaaagtggggttcaGGATGGAGCCTGACAGCTCCCAACCCagccccacgtaataacctcatcTCCCTCTTGGGGGGTCCCAATGCCCCAGTTCAAGTAGCATGGGGGTAACTGAACAGGGTAGTGGAGAATGGGCCCTACTGTATATGGGGCCCTGCCTTCCTCCCCTGCAGTTTGGGGGTACAGACAGCAACCATGTTCCCAGAGCATCAGGACCCCCACTATCACCCCCTATTTTTTTAGCCCCAAAGGGCCAGCTGCCCGAGTCACAGAGGTGTGaactcccagccccacagtgcAGCAGGGGACACTTTGCCAAGAGAGGCTTCGCCATCCTTCCCCCTCTCATCAGTCCAGCAGCAGGGCAAATAGTTGGGATCCCACCACTGACACCAACATCCTCTATTAGCCCCCCTTGCTTTTCCAGTCAGTAGATTGCAAGGCCCTCCTGCAAAAGGTGGTACCAGCTCAATGTctcagtggggaaactgaggcaaggagggaGGCATGCTACATGCCAGGTGGCActtgaaggggaggggaagggggtgcacATGAGAAAAAAAACTGGCAGCCCGGGGCAGTAAGAACTACCCCCCATTGGCTCTTAAGGGGAACAGTGTGGTAAGGGATTCCACCCCCTAAGAGGATCAACCATGCAAGACTCTGGGATCCCACTGCTCACACCAATGCCTCTGGGAGAGAGGATCAGCCATGCAAAGGGCTGCAGGAACAGTGAGGACacccctcctccagccaaccGGGATTCAGGGGAGGGGCCGGCCAAACTGCCTTGAGcaccctgggggggaggggccacCCCCCCTTTACAAACACAACCcaaagcagctgccattttgaaaGAAGATTTTTATTTGGTATGTTCGTTTCCTTTCAATAAATACTatacaaaaaaagtaaaaaagtcGCACACAATTTTGttggatgggggaaaaaaattgagtGCAGGGGGGGAGAAATTTCTAGCTTAATGTTTTGGGGGCAACTGATTTGGGGGGCTCCCTCCCCCGACAGCTACCAACCCTGAGGTAGGTCCGACTTGCAAACAGTTCGATTTAGCACCAGGATCAGGGTGGGGTAGCTTAGGGTGGGGGCTTGTTAAGAGATGGCCAGATCGTtggggggctgggagagcaggactcctgggttctacgcTGGAGCGGGGAGAGAACCTAGCAAATCCCAGGGCACATGTCTGAGCCGATACAGGGGACAggaggagccaggatgcctgggtcccacctgccccacccccaattaAAAGGAGGGAAACCCTGGATTCTCTCCCCATCTCGAGCCGATCacagccaggacgcctgggttctgcgCTAGCTGtcgagaacccaggcgtccgggcacACCCTGTTCTAGGAACATGAAGGAaacgggggagagggggggaccCCACAGGCCAGGACGCCCCGGGAGGCTTTGGCGCCTGGGTCCCCCAGCATGAGACAGCGAGAAGTGGACAGAGACAAGAGAAATGCCACGAAACActaaagtggattttttttcacctccaaaaagtgacatttattcaaaagaaccaaaaataaagaaacccaaaaagaggaaaataattaaaaaaagtgtCCGGAGGCAGCACGTGCGAGCAGCTCGCGGGCGCAGCGCCCGGGGCGCCCACCGGGGGGCGCTCAGATGAGGTCGGCCACGTTCAAGGGCATCTCCTCAATGGAGGTGTTGTAGAAGGTCTCGATGTCGCGCAGGGTGCGCTTGTCCTCTTCTGTCACCATGTTGATGGCCACCCCCTTCCGGCCAAAGCGCCCCCCTCGGCCGATCCTGGGGGGGAGAAGGAGTCAgcgcaggacgcctgggttctctcccagcttgCTGGGGGCCTGGTGGCTAGGATGAGCCTGGGCTGGTGGGTCAGAacaagggaggctgggagccaggacccctgggttctctccctggcgctgggagggcagtggggggctggtgggttagagcagggggctgggagctaggacccctgggttctccccagccctgggagggcagtggggggctgggagccaggacccctgggttctccccagccctgggagggcagtggggggggctgggagccaggacccctgggttctccccagccctgggagggcagtggggggctgccccccggtACCTGTGGATGTAGTTCTCACGGTTGGTGGGCAGATCGTAGTTGATGACAAGCGACACCTGCTGCACGTCAATGCCACGGGCCTGGGGGAGGAAGAACCAGACATCAGGCCTTAGCCCCCCATGCGTGGGGCAGTGCCCAGGCTGTGGGCTGCTGTTCCGTGGCAGAGGCCCAGGGGTGGGGGCGCCCGCCGCATGGAGCAGCCCCCCCTTGGTGTTCCAAGGAGCTACATTCCGCATACAGCACAGGGGGGCTGGGCGGAGAGGGAATCTCCTTGGGGGGAGcccccaggacacctgggttcattGACAGCCAAGATGGCCACTTGTCATGTGATGGCAGCCATTTTAAGAGGGGCCGGATCTTTCCGGCTCCCCCCTCACAAGGCAGACCCAAccccagacccccacatctgcccgcAGGGAGTCTCCCCCAAATTAACTCCCCCCAACACCCCGATCCACAGCCCCCCAAGTCTCACCAGCAGGTCAGTGGTGATGAGAACCCGGCTGGAGCCGGAGCGAAATTCCCGCATGATCACGTCCCGCTCCTTTTGGTCCATGTCTCCGTGCTGGGGGGGCAGAAAAGAGGGTTGTCAGGACTGTGGGTTAGTAGCTAACACATACCaccggaggggggtggggggtgtctcagGCTGCACCCCCCCACCCTAGATCTCTGGGGCAGCCGCATCCCAGAGATTCCTGCCCCTTCCAGCAGCCACCAAAGGGGgaagggacagaacccaggagccctggctccccaaCTCCCACCCCTGTGCTGAATCTGACAACTGCGGGacccccccctcaaaaaacagCTGTGCCCCCCATTTCAGGGACCGGGACCCACACGCACTAGGGCGGCCATGGTTCAGGGGGGCCAACTGCTCTTGCATGGAGTACACTATGGTGGGGCCATGGGGCAGACGCCCACCATAAATCCACAGCCATgcaacccccactcccctcccggagccagggagagaacccaggcgtcctggctcctccctgccccctgtacCATGGCAGAGACGGTGAAGTCCCGAGCGTGCATCTTCTCGGTGAGCCAGTCCACCTTCCGGCGGGTGTTGATGAAGATCACAGCTTGGGTGATGGTCAGGGTCTCGTAGAGATCACAGAGCGTGTCCAGCTTCCactcctggggggcagggaggacaTGATTAGTGGGGGTGAGGGCTAGGGCTGACAGCAGCCCCCCACCCATGTGGGGATCCCTGGAAAATCAGCCCCCCAACTCCAGCAGGGCCTCCAGACTCCACCGCTGTGGGCAAAGCTCCCCTGCTCCCAAGACAGCACATTGGGCCCCCCATTTCAGGGACCAGGACCCAGAGATATTGGGGGGCCATGGTTCAGGGGGGCTGATTGCTCTTGCATGGGGTACACTATGGAGATGCCATGGAGGGACTCCTCCATAAATCCATGACCAtgcagctggggtgggaagagaacccaggagtcctggctctcaacCCCCAACACTTCCCCCCACAGATCTCCCCCCCTCACCTCTCTCTCAACATTGATGTAAAACTGCCGGATGCCCTCCAGGGTCAGCTCCTCCTTCTTCACCAGGATGCGGATCGGGTCCCGCATGAACTTCTTGGTCACCTCCAGCACGTCCATGGGCATCGTGGCCGACAGGAGCACCACctggggggtggaagggggggcAGTGAGAGGCgctgctgccagcctgccccacccagAAATCCCCTCTACTCAGAGCTGTAGCATCTCCCCCTGGGTTCTAGACCCCTCTACTGGTGGTTCTAGCTCCCCATTAACTAGCACCTGCCCCTTGGCTTGCAGACCCTTCCACCGGAGGTTCTAGCTCTCCATTAAGTAGCACCTGCCTCCTGGATTCTAGACCCCTCTAGTCTACTGGTGGCTCCAGCTCCCCACTGACGAGCTGCTGCCTCCTGGGTTCTAGACCCCTCTATGGTAGCTGTAGCACCCCACCAACTACCCCCAGATTCTAAATCCCTGCCCTACCCGTCCCACAACTGACTTACCCCTTTGGGTTCTAGACCCTCCCTCTACTGCCAGTTCTAATTCCTTACGGACCAGCCCGGCCTCAGGGTTCAGAGCCCCCCTCAGTTCATTCCACTGCTCCTTGGGCTTAGCCCCCTCACAACAATTCCAGCTCCGTACGGTCTCGTCCTACCCCCTCGGTTCTAGATCCCTGCAGCTGGGTTCAACTCCCCATGGATAGTTGAGCTTCTAGTCCTACCACTTCATCTGGTCTTGCCACTTCCGGAAACACCCTCCTCCTAACAACCTAGACCCCACAGTTAACACCTTCCTCGCCCCCAAGTTCTAGGTTCCCCATCCTCCGCCCCTTGATTATGGAGGTCTCCTCCAGCCAGCCCAAAGCCTGGATGACCCCCTAGTTCTGGATCCAACTCCTCCCAGACACTGGTTCTTGGTCCGCCCAGATTCCAAGCACACCTGGGTGTTCCCGCTCAGCTTCTGGAATATGTCGTAAATCTGATCCTTGAAGCCCCGGCTGAGCATCTCGTCGGCCTCGTCCAGCACGAACATCTTAATGAATTtgggagctgcggggagaggCGGCTGTTAGCCTGATGGAGGGAGTAGCCAGCCCCCAGGGATCGAGCCAGACTCTGTTCTCAGTCGGATAGTTCTGATCACACCCAGAAGCCCCTGTGCCAAGCCCGGACAGCAGAACGCCTAGCAGGGGGCACCAGGCAGCACTGGGATCAGCTGACACGCATGGGGAATCATCACCGAACAGATACAGGGTGGGCCCCACCGCCATCCCCACCTGCCCAGGGGGCACCTCGAGAGGGGaccgccccctctccccccaaaactTACACAGGTATCTCCTGTTCAACATGTCGAAGACACGGCCCGGAGTCCCCACAATGATATGGGGGGCTTCCATCTGCAGCTTCTGCACCTCGGCCCGGACGTTGGTGCCCCCAATACAGGCGTGGCACGAAGCCCCCATGTAGTCCCCGAGGGCCATCACGACCTTCTGGatctgcagcaaggaagtgaGGGTGAGCGGCCAGAGAGCCAGGCtttgccccagaggtggctgcatcccaaGGAGCCCTGACAGCCGTGTGCCCCCCGCATGAACCAGCGACAGCCACCGCCCAGGATACTGTGCTGGGATGAATGGGGGctcatttctctctccctgctaGATTTAAGAGCCGCGCCACCAACCAGACGCCTCTTTGCCCAGGTAGCAAGGGAGGAAGCAGGTCTGATGCCAAGTAACCATGTTCTTACACCACTGGggaggttgggagccaggacgcctgggttctctctccggctctgggaggggagtgggggctgggagccaggactcctgggttctctccttggctctgggagaggagtcggggctggtgggttggagcaggtggggctgggagccaggactcctgggttctctccccagctctgggaggggagtgggggctggtggtctagagccagggggctgggagccaggactcctgggttctctccccagctctgggaggggagtgggggctggtggtcaggggaggctgggagcgaggatgcctgggttctctccctgactctgggaggggagtgggggctggtggtcagagcagaggggactgggagccaggactcctgggttctgtccccctTGATGTCTCAGTTAAGaaaggagctgggcagggagttaCCGGGCTGAGTCACTGCTTTAAgcgaggggggcggggagctgctctGTCACAGCCAGCTCACCTGCTGGGCCAACTCCCGGGTTGGGGCCAGCACCAAGGCCTGGGTCGCCTTGAGGTCCAGCTCGATCTGCTGGAGGATAGAAATGGCGAAGGTGGCCGTCTTCCCAGTGCCAGACTGAGCTTGTGCAATGACATCGTAACCTGGAGGAAGACAAGACGTCACCCATCacccgccctgccccagaggtggccgcatctcagtTCCTGAGAAACCCTGACAGCCGTGTGCCCCCAGCATGAACCAGCCACAACCACCGCCCAGGATCTTGCGCTGGGATGAATGAGGGATCGTCGCTCTCCCCGCTGCTAAATTCAAGAGCCGCGCCACCAACCGGACGCCTCTTTGTCCattagcaggggagggggaagagtccTGCCGGGGTCACTGCCCCAGAACTCCACCCCGCCGGGATGTATCGCCCCCTCCCCGGGGCCCGACTCACCCTTGATACAAGGAAGAATGGCTCGCTGCTGGATGGCGGAGGGCTTCTCAAACCCATAGGCATAGATTCCCCGCAGCAGGGACTCCGACAGGTTCATGTCGTCAAAGCTGTCAACGATCTCATTCCAGTTGCTCTGAAAAGGGGGGAGACACGGCAGCGGGGGGTGTTAACCCTTTTCATGtgtcccctctgcagccccaagcCCCTTGAGACTCCTGTCTTGACCCCCCCGCCACCATACAAATCTCTTCTCAGCCTGCCCCCAACAGTAATCCTCTGTGGGTACCCCCACATCTCTAGTGACACCCCATTAggccactctcccctccctgcaggccCCCTTGTGGAtgccacctcctgcccccccaatAAGCCCAtccaccccctgccttcacctcaaagcccctgccacagcccacccCCATTGCTCCCCATACATGCCCCATCCCCCCCTTGAGCCTGTTGAAGCCCCCACACCTCACAgctgccatcccctccccccccaaaaccctgcaCAACTCGGCTGCCTGTCCcagacaccccacccccagcgccAGCCCCTGCCCACCTCAATGATGCCATCGGGGTCCATTCCCTCGGGGCCATTGTCTCTAGAtctaggaagaggaggagagaagcgGGGGGGTTAGACAAGGGTACCGAGAACCAGACACCCCCCTGCCGCGGTCCCTGGCTGTCATTCACCCGCcgggctgcccccctcccccgtcaCCTGCCCACGTGTCCATTTAGAGATGCAATCGGGGCCCCCTGCACCCGTCTCCCCCCTCAGCCTCCCCCTGAGCAgggcaaccccccccccaaatttcctCTTGTCCTCTGCCTAAACAGCCAGGTGCCCCCCCCAGGCCCGAGCCTTAGGAGGCTTTAGGGCCTCacctacactgggggggggggcacaaccCATCTTCTATACCTagcagcccccccccacacccacccatgCGGGTTCCGCAGCCCCACCCGTCGTCACCCTGCCCCCCCGCGCCCCGTTCCCTCCCCcacttgccccgcttcccctctcccccactgccccccaactCCTCGCTTCCCCCAtgcctctcccatcccccacctgcccccccagcctgggtccccCACACACCTGTcaccctgccccccgccccctctcccccccaacttccctcccccactgccccccttcccctccccccacgctccacccactcctccttcccccctgcctcttcccatccaccTACTGCCCCCCCAGCCTGATCCCCCAACACCTgtcaccctgcccccccccgccccccttcccacccccccatcccctctcccccaactcccCCCTCCCGCGGGAGCATCGCCCTCCCCCCCGGCAGGCGCCGGACGGAAGTGGCCCCCCCCTGGCCTCGCTCCGACCCGCCCCGCCGCCGCCGGGTCCCGCCGGTTCCACGGCTCAGCCTCTCGccgtccctccccccccccaccgcgcGGAAGTCCCGCCCCCTCGCCCTGCCCATTGGCGGGCGCGGGCGTGACGTCACGGCGCGGTGCCCGGATGCCGAGCGGCAGGACAATGGAGGCGGCCCGGCGGGGTCGCCCCCCCCCCGGGAAGGAATGGATTCGCCcatttgctcccctcccccccacagctccgCGGATGGCTCCGCCCAGGAGAAACTAACCCGCATCCCCGCACCCCGGCCGGTGGGTCCATCTTGTGCCCCCCGTAGAACCCCCCTCGGGTATAATGGACTCttccactcccccccccaccgcagGCCCAGATGGTTCCGTCCGGAGCCAGACCGCATCCAGGTCTCCCACCGTCACAAAATGGCGTCGCGTCCCCCTCCCTCAGGCGGGGATGGTTCCGTCCATCCCCCTGCTCGGGGGCTCAAACGGCGCCCCCTCCCCCTTACCAGGAATGGTCTCGCCcacctttctcccccttccccccccgccgGGCCCGCATGGTTCCGCTCGCGTCCTCTGTAGAGGAAGTTTAAATGGACTCGACCATTCCCCCCTCGAAAAATAAAGGAATGGAATGGCCCATCCAGGacgacaccccccccccagcaaaacgGATGGTACCGCCCGTGGAGCGCGTGTCTGTACGTGCGTGTGGGGGGGGGCCCGATTCGCGGCCTAAACGCCTCTTTGCTATAATGGTCTCGCCCAACTCCCCCCCCGCCGCGGGATGGTTCGGCCCATGGAACCCCCCGCGAGCAGGGGGCGGAACGCCGAGGTGGTCGCGCCCA includes:
- the EIF4A1 gene encoding eukaryotic initiation factor 4A-I; amino-acid sequence: MSASLESRSRDNGPEGMDPDGIIESNWNEIVDSFDDMNLSESLLRGIYAYGFEKPSAIQQRAILPCIKGYDVIAQAQSGTGKTATFAISILQQIELDLKATQALVLAPTRELAQQIQKVVMALGDYMGASCHACIGGTNVRAEVQKLQMEAPHIIVGTPGRVFDMLNRRYLSPKFIKMFVLDEADEMLSRGFKDQIYDIFQKLSGNTQVVLLSATMPMDVLEVTKKFMRDPIRILVKKEELTLEGIRQFYINVEREEWKLDTLCDLYETLTITQAVIFINTRRKVDWLTEKMHARDFTVSAMHGDMDQKERDVIMREFRSGSSRVLITTDLLARGIDVQQVSLVINYDLPTNRENYIHRIGRGGRFGRKGVAINMVTEEDKRTLRDIETFYNTSIEEMPLNVADLI